One Flavobacterium sp. 90 DNA segment encodes these proteins:
- the porU gene encoding type IX secretion system sortase PorU: MSFGDSKVIIPFFSGSGFRYDTTKKSITLLLNLNETGTSSANSIQITNVIYESMSITDLGDLAKENIPVKPNETLKTTTSRDRKQTFLFLFPIIKEGNSYKRIKSFSYSSSNSTSKRSNTTSFQKTAAIYNSVLASGDWYRFYIEKSGVYRISKSFLQSLGFDASKVDPRRIKIYGNGGRMLPLANNIYYPEDLIENAIQINGESDGVFNNEDYILFYAEGVNNWNSESRTNLNLYDSKSYYYITTTGGDGKRIPTINQPTAGTTLELNTFDDYQYHEIDQINIVHLGRQWLGESFDINQEQEFEFNFSNIETSVPVKIQLNAVSAAYTPTSFAVSANGQNIGTLNFKALSASSETKYDTLSSPFKNTFTGTDNIKIKLSYNNNGVPGSKGYLDYINLIAKRKLTGIGKQFKFQYDLAGSVPGVANYTITNAQGISQIWDITDLYNVSKIENPNQTTFSFKANLGEIRNYIAVDAADYFSPLKESQSKIANQNLKGTILRNTQNSFQDIDYVIVTPKSLTSQAEKLASFHRTYSNLNVKVIALENIYQEFSSGKQDISAIRNCIRYIYDNASSPDKKIKYLNLFGDASFDYKNRIPNNNNIVPIYQSPVSNTTGEASFASDDFFGLMDSDEGIVQEPFGGIDIAVGRMLVSDNAQAQEMVNKVLEYHDTKSYGNWRNNFVLIADDSDQSSDATIQSHQNNLADLIAVEKPFFNIEKILLDSYTQEASAGGSRYPKARTDFFNAFEKGALVFNYLGHGGEDGLASERIWEKTDGQNLNNQYKYPLFITITCEFSRFDDPTRPTAGEYTFWNPKGGAISMLTTIRAIGQFNGEIFNDRLSKNLLSYGSNQYTTISEALRISKNENPSSSSNVVFYIGDPALMLAIAKPKINLTKVNDVVISQAIPDFKSLAKIKITGEVTDENNAILSNYNGELSTAIFDKLITTSTLNNDGYSPAMSFKTLGETIFRGNASVTNGQFEFSFVVPRDIRIPVDNGRISFYSKKTGALENQSGYNNIIKIGGINENAPQDNISPKVKLYMNDETFVSGGITNESPFLLAFLEDENGINTASGIGHDIVAILDGDVSNPYILNDYYQTKLDDYTNGNLRFPLRNLTPGLHTISFTAWDVYNNPVTSEIQFTVVGDDSLTLTHVLNYPNPFSTYTQFWFSHNRPYEPLEVQVQVMTITGKVVWTKNQIVTTEGFLSREITWDGKDDFGDRIGKGVYIYKLTVKSNLTNKKAEKYEKLVIL, translated from the coding sequence ATGAGTTTTGGAGATTCAAAAGTAATTATCCCTTTCTTTTCGGGAAGCGGTTTTCGCTACGACACTACAAAAAAAAGCATAACACTTCTACTAAACCTGAATGAAACGGGAACTTCAAGCGCTAATTCTATACAAATAACGAATGTAATTTACGAATCAATGTCTATTACTGACTTAGGAGATCTGGCAAAAGAAAACATTCCCGTAAAACCAAATGAAACCTTAAAAACAACAACTTCAAGAGACCGTAAGCAAACTTTTCTTTTCCTTTTTCCTATTATAAAGGAAGGAAACAGCTATAAACGAATAAAATCATTCTCTTATTCTTCGAGCAATTCAACATCAAAAAGAAGCAATACAACTTCTTTTCAAAAAACTGCCGCAATCTATAATTCGGTTTTAGCCAGTGGAGACTGGTATCGTTTTTACATTGAAAAATCGGGCGTTTACAGAATCTCAAAGTCCTTTTTGCAAAGTTTAGGATTTGACGCAAGCAAAGTAGATCCAAGAAGGATCAAAATTTATGGAAACGGCGGAAGAATGCTTCCACTTGCCAATAATATTTATTATCCGGAAGATTTGATCGAAAACGCTATTCAGATTAACGGAGAAAGTGACGGCGTTTTCAATAATGAAGATTATATTCTTTTTTATGCAGAAGGAGTTAATAACTGGAACTCTGAAAGCCGAACCAATCTTAATCTATACGACTCAAAATCCTATTATTATATCACAACTACCGGAGGTGACGGAAAGAGAATTCCAACCATAAATCAGCCAACAGCAGGCACTACACTTGAACTAAACACGTTTGATGACTATCAATACCATGAAATCGACCAAATAAACATTGTACATCTAGGAAGACAATGGCTTGGAGAATCATTCGATATCAATCAAGAGCAAGAGTTTGAGTTTAATTTTTCAAATATTGAAACTTCCGTTCCTGTAAAAATACAACTTAATGCAGTTTCGGCTGCCTACACTCCTACTTCATTTGCTGTTTCTGCAAACGGACAAAATATTGGCACACTTAATTTCAAAGCATTATCAGCAAGCTCTGAAACAAAATACGATACTTTATCCTCCCCTTTTAAAAACACATTTACAGGAACTGATAATATAAAAATTAAACTTAGCTACAATAATAATGGTGTTCCGGGATCTAAAGGATATCTTGATTACATTAATTTAATTGCCAAAAGAAAACTAACAGGAATTGGAAAACAATTCAAATTTCAATATGATTTAGCGGGTTCAGTTCCCGGAGTTGCAAATTATACGATTACAAATGCTCAGGGTATTTCTCAAATTTGGGATATTACAGACCTATATAATGTATCGAAAATCGAAAACCCAAATCAAACTACTTTTAGCTTTAAAGCAAATTTGGGAGAGATTAGAAATTATATTGCAGTCGATGCTGCAGATTATTTTTCTCCTTTAAAGGAAAGTCAGTCAAAAATTGCCAATCAAAACCTAAAAGGAACAATACTCAGAAATACACAGAATAGTTTTCAGGATATCGATTATGTAATTGTTACTCCAAAATCTCTGACTTCTCAAGCTGAAAAACTAGCTAGTTTCCATCGAACATATTCTAATTTAAATGTAAAAGTAATTGCATTAGAAAACATCTATCAGGAATTTTCTTCGGGCAAACAAGATATTTCAGCGATTAGAAATTGTATTAGATATATTTATGACAACGCTTCTTCTCCAGACAAAAAAATAAAATATTTAAATCTATTTGGAGACGCTTCTTTTGATTATAAAAACAGAATACCCAACAATAATAATATTGTACCTATATACCAATCGCCGGTGAGCAACACTACCGGAGAAGCTTCTTTTGCTTCAGATGATTTTTTTGGTCTCATGGATTCTGATGAAGGAATTGTTCAGGAACCTTTTGGCGGAATTGATATTGCCGTTGGCCGAATGTTAGTTTCAGACAATGCTCAGGCGCAGGAAATGGTCAATAAAGTTCTGGAATATCATGATACTAAATCATACGGAAACTGGAGAAATAACTTTGTTTTAATCGCCGACGATTCTGATCAAAGCTCAGACGCTACAATACAATCTCATCAAAATAATCTTGCCGATCTTATTGCTGTCGAAAAACCATTCTTTAATATTGAAAAAATACTTCTTGATTCTTATACACAAGAAGCTTCTGCCGGAGGTTCGAGATATCCAAAAGCGAGAACTGATTTCTTTAATGCTTTCGAAAAAGGCGCTTTAGTTTTTAATTATTTAGGACATGGTGGAGAAGACGGCTTGGCAAGCGAACGAATCTGGGAAAAAACAGATGGTCAAAACTTAAACAATCAATACAAATATCCATTATTCATAACTATTACCTGTGAGTTTTCACGATTTGACGATCCAACAAGACCAACAGCAGGTGAATATACTTTCTGGAATCCAAAAGGAGGCGCAATCTCAATGTTAACAACTATTCGCGCTATCGGACAATTTAACGGAGAAATATTCAATGACAGATTAAGCAAAAACCTGCTTTCTTACGGATCAAATCAATACACAACAATCTCCGAAGCATTAAGAATTTCGAAAAATGAAAATCCAAGTTCTTCCAGTAATGTGGTTTTTTATATTGGAGATCCGGCTTTAATGTTGGCAATTGCAAAACCAAAAATAAATTTAACAAAAGTAAATGATGTTGTGATTTCTCAAGCCATTCCAGACTTTAAATCTTTGGCAAAAATTAAAATTACAGGAGAAGTTACAGATGAAAATAATGCTATTTTAAGCAATTATAATGGCGAATTATCGACAGCAATTTTCGACAAATTAATCACAACTTCCACCTTAAACAATGATGGATATAGCCCTGCAATGTCATTCAAAACCCTAGGAGAAACTATCTTTAGAGGAAATGCTTCTGTAACCAATGGTCAGTTCGAATTTAGCTTTGTTGTACCAAGAGATATTCGAATTCCGGTTGACAATGGAAGAATTAGTTTTTATTCGAAGAAAACCGGAGCATTAGAAAATCAATCCGGCTACAATAATATCATTAAAATAGGGGGAATAAATGAAAATGCACCTCAGGACAATATAAGTCCAAAAGTTAAGTTATATATGAACGATGAAACTTTTGTATCGGGTGGAATAACGAACGAATCGCCTTTTTTACTGGCTTTTCTTGAGGATGAAAACGGAATAAATACAGCAAGCGGAATCGGGCATGATATAGTAGCAATTCTAGATGGCGACGTAAGTAATCCTTATATTTTGAACGATTATTATCAGACAAAATTAGACGATTACACCAATGGAAATTTACGTTTTCCACTAAGAAATTTAACTCCAGGATTACACACTATAAGCTTTACCGCATGGGATGTTTATAATAATCCGGTAACAAGTGAAATACAATTTACAGTAGTTGGTGATGATTCATTAACCCTGACACACGTTCTTAATTATCCAAATCCTTTTTCGACTTACACTCAATTTTGGTTCTCTCACAACAGACCTTACGAACCGCTGGAAGTACAGGTTCAGGTGATGACTATTACCGGAAAAGTAGTGTGGACAAAAAACCAAATCGTTACAACAGAAGGCTTCTTATCAAGAGAAATAACATGGGATGGAAAAGATGATTTTGGCGACCGAATAGGAAAAGGGGTTTATATTTATAAACTTACAGTTAAATCCAATTTAACAAATAAAAAAGCAGAAAAATACGAAAAGCTTGTCATTCTATAA
- the porV gene encoding type IX secretion system outer membrane channel protein PorV: protein MKKISLLLICFLVITYAKAQELVRPITTGVPFLLVAADARAAGLADQGVATSSDVFSQQWNPAKYAFAVDKQGFSISYTPYLTDLANDISLGQVTYYNKINERSAFAGSFRYFGFGDIELRTTGDPSEPTRTVSPNEFALDGSYSLKLSETFSMAIGARFINSNLKIASEEVDASSASTFAVDVAGFYQSEEIAYSDFNGRWRAGFNMQNLGPKISYDHDNISTNFIPANLRVGGGFDFIFDDYNKFALSVEFTKLLVPTPPGPGTPVDANGDGDFTDPGDISQEQANATNYKNYNNIGWVSGIFKSFGDAPGGFSEELKEITYSVAGEYMYQDAFAMRLGYYHESPEKGAKRFFSLGAGFKYNVVKVDVSYLFSASKVKNPLENTLRFSLTFNFGDKYEVY from the coding sequence ATGAAAAAAATATCACTTTTATTAATTTGTTTTTTAGTTATTACATACGCAAAAGCACAGGAACTTGTTCGACCAATTACAACAGGAGTCCCATTTTTATTAGTAGCAGCAGATGCCAGAGCGGCGGGTTTAGCAGATCAGGGAGTAGCAACTTCGTCTGACGTTTTCTCACAACAATGGAATCCTGCAAAATATGCTTTTGCAGTAGACAAACAAGGATTCTCTATTAGTTACACTCCTTATTTAACAGATCTTGCCAATGATATCTCTCTTGGTCAGGTAACTTATTACAATAAAATCAATGAGCGAAGTGCCTTTGCAGGAAGTTTTCGTTATTTTGGTTTTGGAGACATTGAACTAAGAACAACCGGAGATCCAAGTGAACCAACAAGAACTGTATCACCAAATGAATTTGCTTTGGACGGATCGTACTCCCTAAAATTGAGCGAAACATTCTCGATGGCGATTGGAGCACGCTTTATCAATTCAAATCTAAAGATTGCATCTGAAGAAGTTGACGCATCATCTGCCAGCACTTTTGCTGTAGATGTTGCCGGATTCTATCAATCTGAAGAAATTGCTTATTCTGACTTTAACGGAAGATGGAGAGCTGGTTTTAACATGCAAAATTTAGGTCCAAAAATAAGTTATGATCACGATAATATAAGCACAAACTTTATACCGGCTAACTTAAGAGTTGGTGGTGGATTTGATTTTATCTTTGATGATTATAATAAATTTGCCCTTAGCGTAGAATTTACTAAACTTCTTGTTCCAACTCCTCCGGGACCAGGAACTCCTGTAGACGCAAACGGAGATGGAGATTTTACAGATCCGGGAGATATTTCTCAGGAACAAGCAAATGCAACAAACTACAAAAACTACAACAATATTGGTTGGGTTTCCGGAATATTTAAATCATTTGGAGATGCTCCGGGAGGTTTTAGCGAAGAATTAAAAGAAATCACTTATAGTGTTGCCGGAGAATACATGTATCAGGATGCATTTGCAATGCGTTTAGGATATTACCATGAAAGCCCTGAAAAAGGAGCAAAAAGATTCTTTTCTCTAGGAGCAGGTTTCAAATATAATGTCGTAAAAGTTGACGTTTCTTACCTATTCTCAGCATCAAAAGTTAAAAATCCGTTAGAAAACACACTTCGTTTTTCTTTAACGTTTAACTTTGGCGACAAATATGAAGTTTACTAA
- the cdd gene encoding cytidine deaminase: MKEISITSSFLVFDSLNDLSQDIQDLMNQAVEIRKKAYAPYSQFRVGAALLLDNGKIVLGSNQENAAYPSGLCAERVAIFHAGSIYPEAKILKLAITAASDTNQTKAPIPPCGSCRQSIAEYEIKQETPIEIYFMGEIGEVYKSASLKNLLPFMFDKKFL; encoded by the coding sequence ATGAAAGAAATAAGCATTACATCATCATTCCTAGTTTTTGACAGCTTAAACGATTTATCACAAGACATTCAGGATTTAATGAATCAAGCCGTTGAAATCCGCAAAAAAGCATATGCGCCCTATTCTCAATTTAGAGTTGGAGCAGCTTTATTACTCGATAACGGAAAAATAGTACTGGGTTCGAATCAGGAAAATGCAGCTTATCCATCAGGATTATGTGCAGAACGTGTGGCAATTTTTCACGCAGGAAGTATTTATCCTGAAGCTAAAATTTTAAAACTGGCAATTACAGCAGCATCGGATACAAACCAAACCAAGGCGCCAATTCCTCCTTGTGGCTCTTGTCGTCAATCAATTGCAGAATATGAAATCAAACAAGAAACCCCTATAGAAATTTATTTTATGGGCGAAATTGGTGAAGTTTATAAATCAGCATCCCTGAAAAATTTGCTTCCATTTATGTTTGATAAAAAGTTCTTGTAA
- the pdhA gene encoding pyruvate dehydrogenase (acetyl-transferring) E1 component subunit alpha, with translation MKEVTKEVYLKWYEDMLLWRKFEDKLAALYIQQKVRGFLHLYNGQEAVLAGALHAMDLTKDKMITAYRNHVQPIGMGVDPRRVMAELLGKATGTSKGMGGSMHIFSKEHRFYGGHGIVGGQIPVGAGLAFADKYFNTGGVTMTYFGDGAARQGSLHEAFNMAMLWKLPVVFIVENNGYAMGTSVERTANHTDIWKLGLGYEMPCGPVDGMNPVKVAEAMTEAIERARRGDGPTFLEMKTYRYRGHSMSDAQLYRSKEEVEEYKKIDPITQVLDVIMDQKYATEEEIEAIDQRVKDLVEECVKFAEESPYPELQQLYDVVYAQEDYPFTPHKL, from the coding sequence ATGAAAGAAGTTACAAAAGAAGTATATTTAAAGTGGTACGAAGACATGCTACTTTGGAGAAAGTTTGAAGACAAACTTGCAGCATTATACATTCAACAAAAAGTTAGAGGTTTTTTACACCTATATAATGGTCAGGAAGCTGTATTAGCGGGTGCTTTGCACGCTATGGACCTGACTAAAGACAAAATGATTACTGCTTACAGAAACCACGTACAGCCAATTGGTATGGGAGTTGATCCTAGACGTGTAATGGCTGAACTTTTAGGAAAAGCAACAGGAACTTCTAAAGGTATGGGAGGTTCTATGCACATTTTCTCTAAAGAACACCGTTTTTACGGAGGTCACGGAATCGTTGGTGGACAAATTCCGGTAGGAGCTGGTTTAGCTTTTGCTGACAAATATTTCAACACTGGCGGAGTTACTATGACTTACTTTGGTGATGGAGCTGCAAGACAAGGTTCATTACACGAAGCTTTCAACATGGCAATGTTATGGAAATTACCAGTTGTATTTATCGTTGAAAACAACGGTTATGCAATGGGAACTTCTGTAGAAAGAACTGCAAACCACACTGATATCTGGAAACTTGGTTTAGGATACGAAATGCCTTGCGGACCAGTTGACGGAATGAATCCTGTAAAAGTTGCCGAAGCAATGACAGAAGCTATCGAAAGAGCTCGTCGTGGTGATGGTCCAACTTTCCTTGAAATGAAAACTTACCGTTACAGAGGACACTCAATGTCTGATGCACAATTATACCGTTCTAAAGAAGAGGTTGAAGAGTACAAAAAAATTGACCCTATTACTCAGGTTTTAGATGTAATTATGGATCAAAAGTATGCTACAGAAGAAGAAATTGAAGCAATTGACCAAAGAGTTAAAGACTTGGTTGAAGAATGTGTGAAATTCGCTGAAGAATCTCCATATCCTGAATTACAACAATTATACGATGTAGTATACGCACAAGAAGACTATCCATTTACACCTCATAAACTATAA
- a CDS encoding pyruvate dehydrogenase complex dihydrolipoamide acetyltransferase — translation MAIKVTMPRLSDTMTEGTVATWLKKVGDKISEGDILAEIETDKATMEFESFNEGTLLHIGIQAGETAPVDSLLAIIGNEGEDISALLAGGAAPAAEAPKAEAAPAAAETKTETAAPAKAATELPKGVIVVTMPRLSDTMTEGTVASWLKKVGDAVAEGDILAEIETDKATMEFESFNAGTLLYIGIQEGNTAPVDSLLAIIGPAGTDISGIADNYTAGGTATASAPATEEKAAPAAEKATETVNNTSDGRILASPLAKKIASDKGIQLTQVKGSGENGRIVKSDIENFTPSAQAQPAATATAAAPKAETAAPAAPKVFVPAGEVFTEEIKNSQMRKIIAKRLAESLFTAPHYNLVIEVSMDEAMGARATINTVPDTKVSFNDMVIKACALALKKHPKINSQWKEDAIIINHHVNIGVAVAVEDGLVVPVLKFTDAMSLSQIGASVRDLAGRAKNKKLGPQEMEGSTFTVSNLGMFGITEFNSIINQPNSAILSVGAIVEKPVVKNGQIVVGNTMMLSLACDHRTIDGATGAQFLQTLKQYIESPVTMLA, via the coding sequence ATGGCGATTAAAGTAACAATGCCTCGTTTGAGCGATACTATGACGGAAGGAACGGTAGCGACTTGGTTAAAAAAAGTAGGCGACAAAATTAGCGAAGGAGATATCTTAGCTGAAATTGAAACAGATAAAGCAACAATGGAATTCGAGTCTTTCAACGAAGGAACTCTTTTACATATCGGAATACAAGCTGGAGAAACTGCTCCGGTTGATTCATTATTAGCAATCATTGGTAACGAAGGAGAAGATATTTCTGCTCTTTTAGCTGGTGGTGCTGCCCCTGCTGCTGAAGCTCCAAAAGCTGAAGCTGCTCCTGCTGCTGCAGAAACAAAAACAGAAACTGCTGCTCCTGCAAAAGCTGCAACTGAATTACCAAAAGGTGTTATAGTTGTAACTATGCCTCGTTTGAGTGATACAATGACTGAAGGAACTGTAGCAAGCTGGTTGAAAAAAGTTGGTGACGCTGTTGCTGAAGGTGACATCTTAGCCGAAATTGAAACAGACAAAGCTACTATGGAATTTGAGTCTTTCAATGCTGGAACGTTGTTATACATTGGAATTCAAGAAGGAAATACTGCTCCTGTTGATAGCTTATTAGCAATCATTGGACCTGCAGGAACTGACATTTCTGGAATTGCTGACAATTATACTGCCGGAGGAACTGCAACTGCAAGCGCTCCTGCAACTGAAGAAAAAGCTGCTCCTGCTGCTGAAAAAGCAACTGAGACGGTAAACAATACATCAGACGGAAGAATTTTAGCTTCACCATTAGCTAAGAAAATTGCTTCTGACAAAGGAATCCAATTAACTCAGGTTAAAGGATCTGGAGAAAACGGACGTATCGTAAAAAGCGATATCGAAAACTTTACTCCTTCTGCGCAAGCACAACCAGCTGCAACAGCAACTGCTGCTGCGCCAAAAGCTGAAACCGCTGCTCCTGCTGCACCAAAAGTATTTGTTCCTGCCGGAGAAGTTTTCACCGAAGAGATCAAAAACTCTCAAATGCGTAAAATTATCGCTAAACGTTTAGCAGAATCTTTATTTACTGCACCTCACTACAACTTAGTGATCGAAGTAAGCATGGACGAAGCAATGGGCGCAAGAGCGACAATCAATACCGTTCCGGATACAAAAGTATCTTTCAACGATATGGTAATTAAAGCTTGTGCTTTGGCCTTGAAAAAACATCCAAAAATTAATTCTCAGTGGAAAGAAGATGCAATTATCATCAACCACCACGTGAATATTGGTGTTGCTGTAGCTGTTGAAGACGGATTAGTAGTTCCTGTATTGAAATTTACAGACGCTATGAGTCTATCTCAAATTGGTGCTTCTGTAAGAGATCTTGCAGGAAGAGCTAAAAACAAAAAACTTGGACCACAAGAAATGGAAGGAAGTACTTTTACAGTATCTAACCTTGGAATGTTTGGTATCACTGAATTTAATTCAATTATCAACCAACCAAACTCTGCTATCCTTTCTGTTGGTGCAATTGTTGAGAAACCAGTAGTTAAAAACGGTCAGATTGTAGTTGGAAACACAATGATGTTATCATTAGCGTGCGACCACAGAACAATTGACGGTGCAACTGGCGCTCAATTTTTACAAACATTAAAACAATACATCGAAAGCCCGGTTACAATGTTGGCATAA
- a CDS encoding hydrolase/aminopeptidase, with protein MKKIILVTLFLTALACQKKEQTEKATTVKDEHSYSKPELAVVKHLDLDIKVDFDTQTISGKASWLIDNISKGNEIIFDENTLTITKVTLGDEEKETKFELGKDTEFHGKPLHITIEPNTTKVNIYYSTTKDAVALQWLTPAQTADKKKPFVFSQGESIWSRTWIPCQDSPGIRFTYNAKVTVPKDLLAVMSAVNPQKKNDTGVYTFKQDKAIPSYLMAIAVGDLEFQSIDNRTGVYAEPSMLKKSAWEFAELGKMVVAAEKLYGPYRWGRYDVLVLPPSFPYGGMENPNLTFLTPGVIAGDRSLTSLLAHELGHSWSGNLVTNATWDDIWLNEGFTTYVEHRIGEEIFGKEEAEMQDVLTRKDLDDNIAEYGATNPDTRLKVSLTGRNPDDGISQIPYVKGYNFLKVIEQAVGREKFDPFIKNYFDAHAFQSITTEDFVKYINDNLIKGDKALADKIKLDDWIYKPGIPSNTTSVHSDDFTAIDSIQKNWRKTGVKGLSQKIKSTTEKQHFIDYLPADITVEEMTAIDNEFSFTKNGNFVIKRQWFVQAIRHQYKTAYPAIEQFMIATSRTGSLMTLYKELVKTPEGKVWAKQIFDKAKSGYHATTVQAVGDLLN; from the coding sequence ATGAAAAAAATAATCCTTGTAACTTTATTCTTGACAGCGCTAGCGTGTCAGAAAAAAGAACAGACAGAAAAAGCCACAACTGTCAAAGACGAGCACTCTTATTCTAAACCGGAATTAGCCGTTGTTAAACATTTAGATCTTGACATTAAAGTTGATTTTGACACACAAACCATTTCAGGAAAAGCGTCTTGGTTAATTGACAACATCAGCAAAGGAAACGAAATTATCTTCGACGAAAACACGTTAACCATTACAAAAGTAACTCTAGGCGATGAAGAAAAAGAAACTAAGTTTGAACTTGGAAAAGACACTGAATTTCACGGAAAACCGCTTCACATTACTATTGAACCAAATACTACAAAAGTCAACATCTATTACAGCACAACTAAGGATGCCGTTGCTTTACAATGGTTAACACCTGCACAAACTGCTGACAAAAAGAAACCTTTTGTTTTTTCTCAAGGCGAAAGTATTTGGTCACGTACCTGGATTCCATGTCAGGATTCACCGGGAATTCGTTTTACTTATAATGCAAAAGTTACAGTTCCTAAAGATTTATTAGCCGTAATGAGTGCTGTAAATCCGCAGAAAAAGAATGACACAGGAGTTTATACTTTCAAACAAGACAAAGCGATTCCATCTTATTTAATGGCGATTGCGGTTGGAGATCTTGAATTTCAATCTATCGACAACAGAACCGGAGTTTATGCAGAACCATCAATGCTAAAAAAATCGGCTTGGGAATTTGCTGAACTTGGAAAAATGGTTGTTGCTGCCGAAAAACTTTACGGGCCTTACCGTTGGGGACGTTATGATGTATTGGTACTTCCTCCAAGTTTCCCTTATGGCGGAATGGAAAATCCAAATTTAACTTTCTTAACTCCTGGCGTAATTGCAGGCGATCGTTCTTTAACAAGTTTATTGGCGCACGAATTGGGTCATAGCTGGAGCGGAAACTTAGTAACCAACGCAACTTGGGATGATATTTGGTTAAATGAAGGCTTCACCACATATGTAGAACACAGAATTGGTGAAGAAATTTTTGGTAAAGAAGAAGCTGAAATGCAAGATGTGCTAACTCGTAAAGATTTAGACGATAATATTGCCGAATATGGCGCAACAAATCCGGACACAAGATTAAAAGTTAGCCTTACGGGAAGAAATCCTGATGATGGAATAAGCCAAATTCCGTATGTAAAAGGATATAACTTCTTGAAAGTAATCGAACAAGCAGTTGGACGTGAAAAATTTGATCCGTTTATTAAAAATTATTTTGATGCACACGCTTTTCAATCTATCACAACAGAAGATTTCGTAAAATACATCAACGACAACTTAATCAAAGGAGACAAAGCTCTTGCTGATAAAATCAAATTGGACGATTGGATTTACAAACCGGGAATTCCATCTAATACAACTTCTGTTCATTCTGATGATTTTACTGCGATTGACAGCATTCAAAAAAACTGGAGAAAAACAGGCGTTAAAGGATTAAGTCAAAAAATAAAATCGACTACAGAAAAACAGCATTTTATAGATTATTTACCTGCTGATATCACTGTTGAAGAAATGACTGCAATTGATAATGAATTTAGTTTTACCAAAAACGGAAACTTCGTAATCAAACGCCAATGGTTTGTTCAAGCGATACGTCACCAATACAAAACTGCTTATCCTGCAATCGAACAATTTATGATTGCAACCAGCAGAACCGGATCATTAATGACACTTTATAAAGAACTTGTTAAAACTCCTGAAGGAAAAGTTTGGGCAAAACAAATTTTTGATAAAGCAAAATCTGGTTATCACGCAACAACTGTTCAGGCCGTTGGAGATTTATTGAATTAG
- a CDS encoding integrase core domain-containing protein, which translates to MRNNSQDSTLERNYLEKYRFLIKEYEQVKNKTHPLYKKALDFYAANNTCRKSFLKYYNRFKQSGKSIDLLPQKRGPKYKTRRPLPFIEQKVIELREKGNNKYEIVSILRPTLGKHTPSYSGVYNILKRNKINRLTPKIKKNHQKIIKERMGQLGHIDCHYLSKSIIKGENKNRYLVCVIDDYSRIAWAELVSDITSLTVMFAALKCLNILSDHYEIKFEEILSDNGAEFGPKTSKVKNNHPFERMLMELGIVHRYTKPYRPQTNGKVERFWRTLEDDLLRDTDFDSHEELKEELLQYLYYYNHERPHQGIDGKKPIEMINPLPK; encoded by the coding sequence ATGAGAAATAATAGTCAGGATTCCACTTTAGAGCGGAACTATTTAGAGAAGTATCGTTTTTTAATAAAAGAATATGAACAAGTAAAAAATAAAACTCATCCTTTGTATAAAAAAGCACTGGATTTTTATGCAGCAAATAATACGTGCCGAAAGAGTTTTTTAAAGTATTATAATCGCTTTAAACAAAGTGGGAAATCCATTGATTTATTACCCCAAAAAAGAGGGCCTAAATATAAAACCAGACGTCCTTTGCCTTTTATAGAGCAAAAAGTAATTGAATTACGAGAAAAAGGAAACAACAAATATGAAATTGTTAGTATCTTAAGACCCACATTAGGAAAGCATACACCATCATATTCTGGAGTTTATAATATTTTAAAACGCAATAAAATAAATAGATTAACTCCGAAGATTAAAAAGAATCATCAAAAAATAATCAAGGAAAGAATGGGACAACTTGGTCATATTGATTGTCATTATTTGAGCAAAAGTATAATTAAAGGGGAAAATAAAAATCGCTATTTAGTTTGTGTAATAGATGATTACAGTCGAATTGCCTGGGCTGAATTAGTTTCTGATATCACCAGTTTAACAGTTATGTTTGCGGCATTGAAATGTTTAAACATCCTAAGTGATCATTATGAAATAAAATTTGAAGAGATATTATCTGATAATGGAGCTGAATTTGGACCTAAAACAAGCAAAGTAAAAAACAATCATCCTTTTGAGAGAATGCTAATGGAACTAGGAATTGTGCACAGGTATACAAAACCATACAGACCACAAACCAATGGTAAAGTTGAACGCTTTTGGAGAACTCTGGAAGATGATTTATTGAGAGATACAGATTTTGATTCTCATGAAGAATTAAAAGAAGAATTATTGCAATATCTATATTATTATAATCATGAAAGACCACATCAAGGTATTGATGGAAAGAAACCAATCGAAATGATAAATCCGTTACCGAAATAA